A single window of Paenibacillus sp. FSL H8-0537 DNA harbors:
- a CDS encoding ABC transporter permease subunit, with the protein MSVTVERVKEHTQIQKRPRKWSKLRSQKALMIMSIPFLVYVIIFAYVPLYGWMMAFQNYKLGSVMVENEWVGLANFRELFQDENFIRVIRNTLAMSLINLVFGFVSSIGLALMLNEVRKVMFKRVVQTVSYLPHFLSWVVAANLIMNVLSIDGAVNKLLVSLHIIKEPIMWLSEQHYFWWIIGASNVWKEIGWSAIIYLAAMTTIDPSLYEAASIDGAGRFRKIRHITLPGIRGIIVILLIMNIGHILDAGFEQQYLLQTPMVVDFSETIDIFVLKYGINLSRFSFATAAGIFKTVISVVLLLAANRMAKRMGQERLF; encoded by the coding sequence ATGTCTGTAACGGTCGAGCGTGTGAAAGAGCATACCCAAATCCAGAAAAGGCCGCGCAAATGGAGCAAGCTGCGCAGTCAAAAGGCGCTAATGATCATGTCCATTCCTTTTCTGGTGTATGTCATTATTTTCGCCTACGTGCCGTTGTACGGGTGGATGATGGCTTTTCAGAATTATAAGCTTGGTTCTGTGATGGTTGAAAACGAATGGGTGGGCCTCGCCAACTTCAGAGAGTTGTTTCAGGATGAGAATTTCATCCGTGTCATTCGCAATACACTCGCGATGAGCCTCATCAATCTTGTGTTTGGGTTTGTCAGCTCGATTGGCCTTGCGCTTATGCTCAATGAAGTGCGCAAGGTGATGTTTAAGCGTGTCGTCCAGACGGTTAGCTACTTGCCGCATTTTCTATCTTGGGTTGTGGCCGCGAACCTGATTATGAACGTGCTCTCTATTGATGGGGCCGTCAACAAGCTGCTCGTGAGTCTTCATATTATTAAGGAGCCTATTATGTGGCTCTCCGAGCAGCATTATTTTTGGTGGATTATTGGCGCCTCCAACGTGTGGAAGGAAATCGGCTGGAGCGCGATTATTTATTTGGCCGCGATGACGACGATTGATCCTTCGCTCTACGAGGCGGCCAGCATCGACGGGGCGGGACGGTTTCGAAAAATAAGGCATATTACGCTGCCCGGCATTCGCGGAATTATCGTTATCCTGCTAATCATGAATATTGGACATATTTTAGATGCCGGCTTTGAACAGCAATATTTGCTGCAAACCCCAATGGTGGTGGACTTTTCCGAGACGATAGACATTTTCGTATTGAAATATGGCATTAATCTGTCGCGGTTCTCGTTTGCAACCGCTGCTGGCATTTTCAAAACAGTCATCAGCGTCGTGCTGCTGCTGGCCGCAAACCGAATGGCGAAGCGGATGGGTCAGGAGAGGCTGTTTTAG
- a CDS encoding GNAT family N-acetyltransferase has protein sequence MNVRSFQLSDYRLLTALLADVLTEECYEQTMEAFARQLSWDSELVLVALYESEVVGVIIGTIDNNTGYYYRVAVHADHQRQGIGKALIESLRLRFQQRQVKKILITADEHNEAVLPLYESLGYVSKDFFRSFQQLSIIAG, from the coding sequence ATGAATGTTCGTTCCTTCCAATTATCAGATTACAGGTTGCTAACAGCTCTTCTTGCGGATGTATTAACTGAAGAATGTTACGAGCAAACAATGGAAGCTTTTGCGCGTCAATTGTCATGGGATAGCGAGCTTGTTCTCGTCGCTCTCTATGAGTCGGAAGTTGTAGGTGTCATTATCGGTACGATTGATAATAACACAGGCTACTATTATCGTGTTGCGGTCCATGCGGACCATCAGCGTCAAGGAATTGGCAAAGCACTTATTGAGTCATTGCGCCTAAGATTCCAACAGCGCCAAGTAAAGAAAATTTTAATTACAGCTGATGAGCACAATGAAGCCGTTTTGCCGCTTTATGAATCGCTGGGCTATGTGTCCAAAGATTTTTTCCGCTCTTTTCAACAGCTAAGTATTATAGCAGGTTAG
- a CDS encoding superoxide dismutase: MAHQLPALPYANNALEPHIDALTMEIHHDRHHNAYVTNLNAALESAPELQGKSIEDLIADLASVPEAIRTAVRNNGGGHANHSLFWETIGPDAGGAPTGALAAAIESELGGFDTFKADFAKAGATRFGSGWAWLSLTKDGKLKVSSLPNQDSPIMEGETPLLGLDVWEHAYYLNYQNKRPDYIAAFWNVVNWAEVGKRYEAAVK, translated from the coding sequence ATGGCACATCAATTACCAGCACTTCCGTATGCTAATAACGCTCTTGAGCCCCACATCGACGCTCTGACGATGGAAATCCATCACGACCGTCACCACAATGCTTATGTAACGAACCTGAACGCTGCTTTGGAATCTGCTCCTGAGCTGCAAGGCAAATCTATTGAAGATTTGATTGCTGATCTGGCAAGCGTACCTGAAGCGATCCGTACAGCGGTTCGCAACAATGGCGGTGGACATGCTAACCACAGCCTGTTCTGGGAAACAATCGGTCCTGACGCTGGCGGCGCTCCAACTGGCGCACTAGCTGCTGCGATTGAAAGCGAGCTGGGCGGCTTCGATACATTCAAAGCTGACTTTGCAAAAGCTGGCGCTACTCGTTTCGGCAGCGGCTGGGCATGGCTTTCCCTGACAAAAGACGGCAAGCTGAAGGTTTCCAGCCTGCCAAACCAAGACAGCCCGATCATGGAAGGCGAAACGCCGCTTCTTGGTCTGGACGTTTGGGAGCATGCTTACTACCTGAACTACCAAAACAAACGCCCTGACTACATTGCAGCGTTCTGGAACGTTGTAAACTGGGCTGAAGTTGGCAAACGTTACGAAGCAGCTGTTAAATAA
- a CDS encoding trypsin-like peptidase domain-containing protein produces MRKGTWLSLILSVAFLLFGAGAVVFIRSEIPKQLSGKPLLAVSETRSEKTGKPLKDVIYETQKLVVMIESGNGKQGSGFLYNNQGDLITNAHVVSGVHKVKIHTSDARELDGEVIGISKETDIAVVRVPGLVGEKPLKMVRNKKAEIGDEVMAIGSPLGFQNTVTTGIISGLGRNFTIEPYSYKDLYQISAPIAPGNSGGPLVRRETGEVLGINSAGIEQGSIGFSIPIVNVLATVEAWSTKPMEVLPEQAGTNSAGMEKQEATMSEYASYLVTHFYDSLNNADYVYAYSLLGGSWKEGKSYDEFREGYMPTRNVVIDDMHVTVNNDQQATVTAIISVDERVSGKNKLSKYQVIYEVGYENDQLKLITGRGKVIEQAAHEKEQH; encoded by the coding sequence ATGAGAAAAGGAACTTGGCTTAGCCTTATATTGTCCGTTGCTTTTCTGCTTTTCGGAGCGGGAGCGGTCGTATTTATCCGTTCCGAAATTCCCAAGCAGCTCAGTGGCAAGCCGCTGCTCGCTGTGTCAGAAACGCGCTCGGAGAAAACCGGCAAGCCGCTTAAAGACGTCATATATGAAACCCAGAAGCTGGTCGTGATGATTGAAAGCGGCAATGGCAAGCAGGGATCAGGCTTTTTATACAATAATCAAGGTGACTTGATCACCAATGCGCATGTCGTATCCGGCGTTCATAAAGTGAAAATTCATACGTCTGATGCAAGGGAGCTAGATGGCGAAGTCATTGGCATCAGCAAGGAGACAGATATCGCGGTCGTACGCGTCCCTGGACTGGTTGGCGAGAAGCCGCTTAAGATGGTTCGCAATAAAAAAGCGGAAATTGGCGATGAAGTGATGGCGATCGGCAGTCCGCTTGGTTTTCAGAATACAGTAACGACAGGCATCATTAGCGGCTTGGGCCGTAATTTTACAATCGAACCGTATTCGTATAAGGATTTGTATCAAATTTCTGCGCCCATTGCGCCAGGAAACAGCGGCGGCCCTCTGGTTAGAAGAGAGACAGGTGAAGTGCTTGGCATTAATTCAGCAGGGATTGAGCAAGGATCTATTGGGTTCAGCATTCCAATTGTAAATGTGCTGGCAACGGTGGAGGCATGGTCGACGAAGCCTATGGAGGTGCTCCCTGAGCAGGCAGGCACGAATAGCGCGGGCATGGAAAAGCAGGAGGCGACGATGAGTGAATATGCCAGCTACTTGGTTACTCATTTTTACGACAGCCTGAACAATGCCGATTATGTATATGCCTATTCCTTGCTGGGCGGCAGCTGGAAAGAGGGCAAAAGCTATGACGAATTTCGGGAAGGCTATATGCCAACGCGCAATGTCGTCATCGACGATATGCATGTAACGGTCAACAACGATCAGCAAGCGACTGTGACGGCGATTATTTCAGTAGATGAGAGAGTAAGCGGCAAAAACAAGCTGAGCAAATATCAGGTGATTTACGAGGTTGGCTATGAGAACGACCAGCTCAAGCTGATAACCGGCAGAGGCAAGGTGATTGAGCAGGCCGCACATGAGAAAGAACAACATTAA
- a CDS encoding extracellular solute-binding protein: MSKKTALTWIAGATLALSMIVGGCSTESTNTAAGTSKNNSSGELTTFSYFVFDPGDNVPEHTKIGDMIEQKTGVKIKYERLVGEKEQKVGVMIAGGDYPDLINTSETVKFEDANALIPLEDLIEQHAPNIKRIYGPYWERLKAADGHIYALPQVAPTGTPIKGISAAFWIQKEVLKDAGYPKITTFDQYVDVLRAYYKKYPQIDGADTIPFEILTYDNRNFTLTTAMQFLAGGPNDSRAIVDPVANKLAFYQTDENVTKRYYAKLHEMYREGMIDKEAFVMNYEQYLAKLSSGRVLGMFDQKWQFQTALDSLKQQGKANRMFVPLQLTFDDSIQPDYLDVPSMNYNMGFSITINAKDPVAAIKYADYMASEEGQLLRNWGVAGEDYTVSETGRFYRNQEQRDFFADPKNGLKTTGNILWYWPGSSGTMADGNSYQQYQQPEEIAAGYDEMDSELLKAYGVTTYEELFDGPNLARKYFPLWSIELTEKNKVFNQKLNDINKKYPPQMVVAKNADDFEKYWNEYVALVEKLDIQGWLDELTTKVKDRQENW, from the coding sequence TTGAGTAAAAAAACAGCGCTTACATGGATCGCCGGGGCGACTTTGGCCTTATCGATGATAGTGGGAGGATGCAGCACGGAGAGCACGAATACGGCTGCGGGCACAAGCAAAAATAACAGCTCCGGAGAACTGACCACATTCAGCTATTTCGTATTTGATCCTGGCGATAATGTACCTGAGCATACAAAAATCGGCGATATGATTGAGCAGAAAACAGGAGTAAAGATTAAATATGAGCGTCTTGTCGGCGAGAAGGAGCAGAAGGTAGGGGTAATGATCGCCGGAGGCGATTACCCTGACCTCATCAATACGAGTGAGACGGTTAAATTCGAGGACGCGAACGCGCTCATTCCGCTGGAGGATTTAATTGAGCAGCATGCCCCGAACATTAAACGCATTTATGGGCCATACTGGGAACGGCTGAAAGCAGCGGATGGACATATCTATGCATTGCCGCAGGTCGCACCTACGGGTACACCGATCAAGGGCATCAGTGCTGCCTTTTGGATTCAGAAGGAAGTGCTTAAGGACGCAGGCTATCCAAAAATAACGACGTTCGATCAATACGTCGATGTATTGCGCGCTTATTATAAAAAATACCCGCAAATCGATGGTGCGGATACGATTCCTTTTGAAATTTTGACCTATGACAACCGTAATTTCACATTAACGACCGCGATGCAGTTTTTAGCCGGAGGGCCTAACGATTCACGGGCTATTGTTGACCCGGTGGCGAACAAGCTGGCCTTCTACCAGACGGACGAAAACGTTACGAAGCGTTATTATGCGAAGCTGCATGAAATGTACCGGGAAGGCATGATTGACAAGGAAGCCTTTGTGATGAACTATGAGCAGTATTTGGCTAAGCTGTCCAGCGGCCGGGTGCTGGGGATGTTTGACCAGAAGTGGCAGTTCCAGACGGCGCTTGATTCCTTGAAGCAGCAGGGCAAAGCAAACCGGATGTTTGTACCGCTCCAGCTCACCTTTGATGACAGCATTCAGCCGGATTATTTGGACGTGCCTTCGATGAACTACAATATGGGCTTCTCCATTACGATTAATGCGAAGGACCCTGTAGCGGCTATCAAATATGCCGATTACATGGCAAGTGAAGAAGGACAATTGCTGCGCAACTGGGGCGTGGCAGGCGAAGATTATACGGTCAGCGAAACCGGACGGTTTTATCGCAATCAGGAGCAGCGGGACTTTTTTGCCGACCCGAAAAATGGCTTGAAAACAACCGGAAACATCCTCTGGTACTGGCCAGGCTCGTCGGGGACGATGGCTGACGGCAACAGCTATCAGCAGTATCAGCAGCCGGAAGAAATTGCAGCCGGATACGATGAGATGGATTCGGAGCTGCTGAAGGCTTATGGCGTAACAACCTACGAGGAGCTGTTCGATGGTCCGAATCTAGCCCGCAAATATTTCCCGCTCTGGAGCATCGAGCTAACTGAGAAAAACAAGGTGTTCAACCAGAAGCTTAACGATATTAATAAAAAATATCCGCCGCAAATGGTCGTTGCCAAAAATGCCGACGACTTCGAAAAATATTGGAATGAATATGTCGCTTTGGTCGAGAAACTGGACATTCAAGGCTGGCTCGATGAGCTGACGACGAAGGTGAAGGACCGCCAAGAGAACTGGTAG
- a CDS encoding zinc ribbon domain-containing protein, with translation MHCQHCGNKYEPSAVYCSKCGKPLLQDAQANEQTQAIVIQEHELFIREASASLVPEQAPVRNRRNRAGAGRKFIIALVPVVVFITTSAGVFSYYIYESDLNDHVAEWHEQAKQKAWGGKYHEAMIQLEKAAKVRPAYGALQEDMDIVNEAVAIENKINSLASELDNGALTEARPLVKQLNTLLAGREEQIFSPLREAFADLNVRVVVVQVQNELDQINSLDALAVKLNTVNGLGGEEAVAVRKQIVDKIAIVCQQQTKELIQKKSFSEAIATVQKGMAYAPEDTNLTKLLESIHAEKQAFEKAEQERIERAMQKAAEEDLLNQTAAAQVVKVDTSFDETGSFKIHALLKNAATRPIYSVEIQYSVRGKDKQILKKGTSIAMPNYIEPNESFTFDAAVEGIEETDATVVIDHVTWYLD, from the coding sequence GTGCATTGCCAACATTGCGGAAATAAATATGAGCCTAGTGCCGTTTACTGCAGCAAATGCGGGAAACCGCTGCTTCAGGACGCGCAAGCAAATGAGCAGACGCAGGCCATTGTCATTCAAGAGCATGAATTATTCATTCGGGAGGCAAGTGCCTCATTAGTGCCAGAGCAAGCGCCAGTACGAAACAGAAGAAACCGTGCCGGGGCTGGGCGTAAGTTTATTATTGCGCTCGTGCCGGTTGTTGTGTTCATTACAACGTCTGCCGGGGTTTTTTCTTATTACATATATGAAAGCGATTTGAATGATCATGTCGCCGAATGGCATGAGCAAGCGAAGCAGAAAGCTTGGGGAGGCAAATATCACGAAGCGATGATCCAGCTTGAGAAGGCAGCGAAGGTGCGTCCAGCCTATGGTGCTCTTCAAGAGGATATGGATATTGTCAACGAGGCGGTTGCAATTGAAAATAAAATTAACAGCCTTGCCAGCGAGCTGGACAATGGAGCTTTGACGGAGGCAAGACCGCTAGTGAAGCAGCTGAATACGCTGCTTGCAGGCCGGGAAGAGCAGATTTTTTCACCGCTGCGCGAGGCGTTTGCCGATTTAAATGTTAGAGTGGTCGTTGTACAGGTGCAAAATGAGCTGGACCAGATTAACTCGTTGGATGCTTTGGCGGTAAAGCTTAATACCGTTAATGGTTTAGGCGGCGAAGAAGCGGTAGCTGTACGCAAGCAGATCGTGGACAAAATTGCGATTGTATGCCAACAGCAGACGAAGGAGCTGATTCAGAAAAAAAGCTTCTCCGAGGCGATCGCCACCGTACAGAAGGGAATGGCCTACGCCCCGGAGGATACGAACTTGACGAAGCTGCTTGAAAGCATTCATGCGGAGAAGCAGGCTTTTGAGAAGGCGGAGCAGGAAAGAATTGAGCGTGCCATGCAGAAAGCGGCCGAAGAGGATTTGCTTAACCAGACGGCAGCCGCCCAGGTGGTTAAGGTGGATACGAGCTTTGATGAAACGGGCAGCTTCAAAATCCATGCCTTGCTCAAAAATGCCGCCACCCGGCCGATTTATTCCGTTGAAATCCAATATTCGGTGCGCGGCAAGGATAAACAGATTTTGAAGAAGGGTACGTCTATCGCCATGCCTAACTATATAGAGCCTAACGAATCCTTTACTTTCGACGCAGCTGTGGAAGGCATTGAAGAGACCGATGCTACTGTCGTCATCGATCATGTCACATGGTATTTGGACTAG
- a CDS encoding sensor histidine kinase has translation MKMMQNLRPFRWNDFRLRNKLMLLYFAAVFIPVMLTNTFFYTITAGNVRTEKVQDLRQSLERNKDNFRKMLEGVISFSSVIYNDGILYSALDRTYTSESEVISAYGEVLSNSINRFVPLNKQFYNAYLFTDNDSLIHAGLLQYIDLQTKQEGWFQATTDQERSRKWLLYTNTPSALCRQSGAASATLTASEETTVRTESAECGAPYLSVIRELDFYKAYSNYHKILRVDILPHYLENTLFDHSFPGEIYLLSPQGHVIYSSEAEPPAFIQGSSPQDKTTIVSPFEGIDYLKGWEMVGIYPNDVVNQSLFDSRKFIIYLTCVNLLFPSIIILLIARSLNLRLGMLLGGIKRVKNQRFEVLRTEPASDEIGQLTEEFNRMTQQINGLIQDVYVAELDRRQAQFNALLSQINPHYLFNTLDAIRMNCVIKGEEETASVIKLLGRGFRRSLSWGEDMIPLQEELAFVTDYLDIQHFRFGHRLSYQLEMDEEVLELQLPKMSILPLVENACIHGIEHSEQPGNIIVSAKLHSARIVIRVSDNGIGMEEEKLQQRLASLEQAGAQHQQGNHVGLKNVYDRLKWHFGKEFSFSLDSRYGEGTTIELQIPAAFAKDESVFERRIIDVENIDRGR, from the coding sequence ATGAAAATGATGCAAAACCTCCGTCCCTTCCGCTGGAATGATTTCCGGCTGCGAAACAAGCTGATGCTTTTATATTTTGCCGCTGTTTTTATCCCGGTCATGCTGACGAATACGTTTTTTTATACGATAACCGCAGGCAATGTCCGAACAGAAAAGGTCCAGGATCTTCGGCAATCGCTTGAGCGGAACAAGGATAACTTTCGTAAAATGCTGGAGGGCGTCATTAGCTTCTCCTCGGTCATCTATAATGACGGCATCCTCTACAGCGCGCTGGATCGCACTTATACGAGTGAAAGTGAAGTCATTTCGGCCTATGGCGAGGTGCTGAGCAACTCGATTAACCGCTTCGTTCCGCTGAATAAGCAATTTTATAATGCGTATTTGTTTACCGACAACGACAGCCTGATTCACGCAGGCCTCCTGCAATACATTGACTTGCAGACGAAGCAGGAGGGCTGGTTTCAAGCGACTACCGACCAGGAGCGAAGCCGAAAATGGCTGCTTTACACGAACACGCCGAGCGCGCTCTGCAGGCAGTCTGGGGCAGCATCGGCAACGCTCACAGCCAGCGAGGAAACAACCGTACGAACAGAATCGGCAGAATGCGGCGCTCCGTATTTGAGCGTGATCCGCGAGCTTGATTTTTACAAAGCCTATTCCAACTATCATAAAATTCTCAGAGTGGATATTTTGCCGCATTATTTGGAAAATACATTATTTGATCATTCGTTTCCCGGTGAAATTTATTTATTAAGTCCGCAGGGCCATGTCATTTACTCGTCGGAGGCAGAGCCGCCAGCGTTCATTCAAGGCAGCTCTCCGCAGGACAAAACAACCATCGTTAGCCCGTTTGAAGGCATCGATTACCTGAAAGGCTGGGAGATGGTAGGCATCTACCCTAATGACGTCGTCAATCAAAGCCTATTTGATTCACGCAAGTTTATTATTTATTTGACCTGTGTGAATCTGCTATTTCCAAGCATTATTATTTTACTTATTGCCAGATCGCTTAATCTGAGGCTGGGCATGCTGCTGGGCGGTATTAAACGGGTGAAAAATCAGCGCTTTGAAGTGCTGCGGACTGAACCGGCATCCGATGAAATCGGGCAGCTGACTGAGGAATTTAACCGCATGACACAGCAGATCAACGGCCTCATTCAAGATGTGTACGTGGCAGAGCTGGATCGTCGGCAGGCGCAGTTTAATGCCCTGCTAAGCCAAATTAACCCTCATTATTTGTTTAACACGCTGGATGCCATTCGAATGAATTGCGTCATTAAAGGCGAAGAGGAAACGGCATCGGTCATTAAGCTTCTCGGCCGCGGCTTCCGCAGATCGCTAAGCTGGGGCGAGGATATGATTCCGCTTCAAGAGGAGTTGGCGTTCGTCACCGACTATCTGGACATTCAGCATTTCCGCTTCGGCCATCGCCTCTCCTACCAGCTGGAAATGGATGAAGAAGTGCTTGAGCTGCAATTGCCGAAAATGAGCATCCTGCCGCTTGTCGAAAATGCCTGCATTCATGGCATTGAGCATTCCGAGCAGCCGGGCAATATTATCGTATCAGCCAAGCTGCATAGCGCTCGCATTGTCATTCGCGTGTCAGACAATGGCATTGGAATGGAAGAAGAGAAGCTGCAGCAAAGGCTTGCAAGTCTGGAGCAAGCAGGAGCGCAGCATCAGCAGGGCAACCATGTCGGACTGAAAAATGTTTATGACCGGCTCAAGTGGCATTTTGGGAAGGAGTTCAGCTTTAGTCTGGATTCCCGTTATGGGGAAGGCACAACGATTGAGCTGCAAATTCCCGCCGCCTTCGCTAAGGATGAATCTGTATTTGAAAGGAGAATCATCGATGTTGAAAACATTGATCGTGGAAGATGA
- a CDS encoding response regulator has translation MLKTLIVEDEPRMREGLKRIIYWEKYGFNLCGDAENGRQALELIEREQPALVITDIRLPGITGLELMKDVTGRMDTCFIVISGYDEFEYVKTALICGAVDYILKPVEEEQLIGALLRVKHRLLKASASTNASSEDAVLPDAGMPSDDPIAFVKEYVASHFQEQVTMKEIAGKTFLHPFYLGQLFRKSTGIYFNDYVHQIRVDKAQLLLATTSSKIADIAAGVGYPDPDYFVQQFKKFTGCTPSHFRKNQL, from the coding sequence ATGTTGAAAACATTGATCGTGGAAGATGAGCCGCGAATGCGTGAAGGACTGAAAAGAATCATTTATTGGGAGAAGTACGGCTTTAACCTATGCGGCGATGCGGAAAATGGACGGCAGGCGCTAGAATTGATTGAACGCGAGCAGCCCGCACTTGTCATTACCGACATCCGTCTTCCCGGCATTACGGGGCTTGAACTTATGAAGGACGTAACGGGACGTATGGATACCTGCTTTATCGTCATTTCTGGCTATGATGAATTTGAATATGTGAAGACGGCCCTCATCTGCGGTGCTGTTGATTATATTTTGAAGCCAGTGGAGGAGGAGCAGTTGATTGGCGCTCTGCTGCGGGTGAAACATCGGCTGCTCAAAGCTTCGGCCAGCACAAATGCCAGCTCGGAGGATGCTGTGCTACCGGATGCGGGAATGCCTTCGGATGATCCCATCGCTTTTGTCAAAGAGTATGTGGCCTCGCATTTTCAGGAGCAGGTGACGATGAAAGAAATTGCCGGCAAAACGTTTCTCCATCCCTTCTATCTCGGGCAATTGTTCCGCAAATCAACCGGTATCTACTTCAATGATTACGTCCATCAGATTCGGGTGGATAAAGCGCAGCTGCTGCTCGCCACTACAAGCAGCAAAATAGCCGACATCGCTGCTGGCGTCGGCTATCCGGACCCGGACTATTTTGTGCAGCAGTTCAAGAAATTTACCGGCTGCACCCCTTCCCATTTTCGTAAAAATCAGCTGTAA
- a CDS encoding DUF402 domain-containing protein, with product MEPYQHCVIKSFKHDGSIHRCWEHNWLIPAQLLLPQHAALGFMVTINFETPIVEASGKVWMSEVPAVSFFLPGQWYNVVALLEEGGIRYYCNLASPFARHGALLTYIDYDLDVIRLPDGSRQVVDEDEFELHKAKYDYPGDVQEQVQLGLGELLLKMDENAIPFNDEVIIAYYEAWRTSL from the coding sequence ATGGAACCCTATCAGCATTGCGTCATCAAGAGCTTCAAGCACGATGGAAGCATTCATCGCTGCTGGGAGCATAATTGGCTTATTCCGGCACAGCTGCTCCTTCCGCAGCATGCTGCACTTGGGTTTATGGTGACGATCAACTTTGAGACACCTATTGTGGAAGCCAGCGGCAAGGTTTGGATGAGCGAGGTGCCTGCGGTTTCTTTTTTTCTGCCCGGACAGTGGTATAATGTGGTTGCGCTGCTTGAAGAAGGCGGTATTCGCTATTACTGCAATCTCGCTTCTCCATTTGCTCGGCACGGCGCGCTGCTCACCTATATCGATTACGATTTGGATGTCATTCGTCTGCCGGATGGCAGTCGCCAAGTGGTGGACGAGGATGAATTCGAGCTGCATAAAGCGAAGTACGACTATCCAGGAGATGTGCAGGAGCAAGTGCAGCTTGGACTAGGCGAGCTTCTTTTGAAGATGGACGAGAATGCAATTCCTTTTAATGACGAAGTGATTATTGCTTATTATGAAGCATGGCGCACAAGCTTATAG
- a CDS encoding carbohydrate ABC transporter permease, with protein sequence MTTTTLGRSKRSVADLLFDICNTLFLLALLVLTLYPVMNTLAVSFNQAQDTVRDSTFLWPREFTTLNYSTLFQDGLIYHAFFISVARTLLGTGSSVFCTAMLAYTLSRKEYMLRGPISFIFIFTMYFSGGLIPTYMLIKNLQLYGTFWVYVIPGLIGAFNLIVMRSFMEGLPESLVESAQIDGATHFSIFLRIILPLSLPVIATIALFVAVGQWNSWFDTFLYNSSNINLSTLQYELMKKLQSANMSVGGTAESAFASSKNIQANIVTPASIRAAITVVATVPIIIVYPFLQKYFVTGLTLGGVKE encoded by the coding sequence ATGACAACGACGACACTTGGCAGGTCGAAGAGGTCTGTAGCAGACTTGCTTTTTGACATATGCAATACCTTGTTTCTGCTAGCGCTGCTTGTACTTACGCTTTATCCGGTAATGAACACGCTCGCGGTTTCGTTTAACCAGGCACAGGATACGGTTCGGGACAGCACCTTTCTGTGGCCGCGCGAGTTCACGACACTAAATTACAGCACGCTGTTTCAGGATGGGCTCATTTATCATGCCTTCTTCATTTCCGTGGCCCGGACGCTGCTCGGTACAGGAAGCAGCGTGTTTTGCACAGCGATGCTGGCCTATACGCTCAGCCGCAAGGAGTATATGCTGCGGGGGCCGATATCCTTCATCTTCATCTTTACGATGTATTTCAGCGGCGGCTTGATTCCAACCTACATGCTCATTAAAAATCTGCAATTGTACGGGACGTTTTGGGTTTACGTCATTCCGGGGCTTATAGGCGCGTTCAACCTTATTGTGATGCGATCCTTTATGGAGGGCCTGCCCGAGAGTCTGGTTGAATCAGCGCAAATAGATGGAGCGACGCATTTCTCCATATTTTTACGGATTATATTACCGCTCAGCCTGCCCGTCATTGCTACGATTGCCCTGTTCGTCGCGGTGGGACAATGGAATAGCTGGTTTGATACTTTTTTATATAACTCCTCGAACATTAACCTTAGCACGCTGCAATATGAATTGATGAAAAAGCTGCAATCCGCCAATATGAGCGTTGGAGGCACGGCGGAATCGGCATTTGCCAGCAGCAAAAATATACAGGCAAATATCGTAACGCCAGCCTCCATCCGTGCAGCCATTACAGTCGTAGCCACCGTTCCGATTATTATCGTATATCCTTTTTTGCAAAAATACTTCGTTACCGGGCTGACGCTCGGCGGTGTTAAGGAATAA